Proteins found in one Crassostrea angulata isolate pt1a10 chromosome 3, ASM2561291v2, whole genome shotgun sequence genomic segment:
- the LOC128179014 gene encoding uncharacterized protein LOC128179014 translates to MLLTFATLMIAIQCGLCDKVSPKPGLKLFREDYKSVEETCLAVGFVKNNCRNDSKTNPYHQVVAFEVRLRDHQRNLAENARVVFETVDLNKGFGYDSSTGIFTTPSGGIYVLDWTTVTFPIQAAYTSLVVNDQFKSWNYCRDVNSKTYLLCNKMTVVKLKKGDKFWIGVFRRPTNLHNQYTSFSGYKL, encoded by the exons ATGTTGTTGACATTTGCCACACTCATGATCGCAATACAATGTGGATTGTGTGACAAGGTGTCACCAAAACCAGGTCTGAAATTATTCAGAGAGGATTACAAAAGCGTTGAAGAAACTTGTCTGGCTGTTGGATTTGTCAAAAACAACTGTAGAAATGATTCTAAGACAAATCCGT ATCACCAGGTTGTTGCTTTCGAGGTTCGATTAAGAGATCATCAAAGAAATCTTGCCGAAAATGCGCGGGTTGTGTTCGAAACAGTTGATCTGAACAAAGGATTTGGATACGACTCCTCTACCGGAATCTTCACAACCCCTAGCGGCGGAATCTATGTGCTTGACTGGACAACTGTTACATTCCCAATTCAAGCTGCCTACACTTCACTTGTCGTGAATGACCAGTTCAAGTCATGGAACTATTGTCGTGACGTGAATTCTAAAACATACCTTCTTTGTAACAAAATGACAGTTGTGAAGCTAAAGAAAGGAGATAAATTTTGGATTGGAGTTTTTCGTCGGCCAACTAATTTGCATAATCAGTATACG
- the LOC128178817 gene encoding complement C1q tumor necrosis factor-related protein 7-like — protein sequence MFWVFVVLMITIQCGLCDKVSPKPGLKLFREDYKSVEETCLAVGFVRNNCTEPNYRMVAFDVRLKENKRNLADKARVVFETVDLNEGLGYNASTGIFTASSNGIYVFDWTTLAWTGQCAFTSLVVNNQLKSWIYCCGGQIYLPCSKMTIVKLQKEDKVWIGVYQGPANIHRHYTSFSGYKL from the exons ATGTTTTGGGTATTCGTCGTTCTGATGATCACAATACAATGTGGATTGTGTGACAAAGTGTCACCAAAACCAGGTCTGAAATTATTCAGAGAGGATTACAAAAGCGTGGAAGAAACCTGTCTGGCTGTCGGATTTGTCAGAAACAACTGTACTGAGCCAA ATTATCGAATGGTTGCTTTTGATGTtcgtttaaaagaaaataaaagaaatcttGCCGACAAAGCACGGGTTGTGTTCGAAACAGTTGATCTGAACGAAGGACTGGGATACAACGCCTCTACCGGTATATTCACGGCCTCTAGCAACGGGATCTACGTGTTTGACTGGACAACTCTTGCATGGACAGGACAATGTGCTTTTACGTCTCTTGTCGTAAACAACCAGTTAAAATCATGGATCTATTGTTGCGGCGGGCAAATATACCTTCCCTGTAGTAAAATGACGATTGTGAAACTCCAGAAGGAAGATAAAGTTTGGATTGGAGTTTACCAAGGTCCAGCTAATATACATAGACATTATACGTCGTTTTCTGGTTATAAactgtaa
- the LOC128178452 gene encoding complement C1q tumor necrosis factor-related protein 2-like, which produces MFWTFVVLMITIQCGWCNKVSPKPGLKLFREDYKSVEETCLTVGFVRNNCRKDIRTNNQVVAFDVRLKDIKRNLATKTRVVFETIDLNEGLGYNGSTGIFTAPSGGIYVFDWTTAAFGRQAAFTSLVVNDEYKSWNHCRDEESKIVLPCSKMTIVKLKQGDKVWIGVFTQTAYMYSRYTSFSGYKL; this is translated from the exons ATGTTTTGGACATTCGTCGTTTTGATGATCACAATACAATGTGGATGGTGTAACAAAGTGTCACCAAAACCAGGTCTGAAATTATTCAGAGAGGATTATAAAAGTGTGGAAGAGACCTGTTTGACTGTTGGATTTGTCAGGAACAACTGTAGGAAGGACATTAGGAcga ATAATCAGGTGGTTGCTTTTGATGTCCGattaaaagatattaaaagaAACCTTGCCACAAAAACCCGTGTTGTGTTTGAAACAATTGATCTAAACGAAGGACTTGGATACAACGGCTCTACCGGAATCTTCACGGCCCCTAGCGGCGGGATCTACGTGTTTGACTGGACAACTGCTGCTTTTGGACGTCAAGCAGCCTTTACTTCACTCGTCGTGAATGACGAGTATAAATCATGGAACCATTGTCGTGACGAGGAATCCAAAATTGTGCTTCCATGTAGCAAAATGACGATTGTGAAGCTAAAGCAAGGAGACAAAGTTTGGATCGGAGTTTTCACTCAAACAGCTTATATGTATAGCAGATATACCTCATTTTCTGGTTATAAACTGTAA
- the LOC128178531 gene encoding RNA-binding protein lark-like isoform X2, whose protein sequence is MPPSISTKLYIGNLPETCRKADLQKMFEAYGKVIECDIVRNYCFIHFENPNEAKMAQANLDGVDFEGVKLKVEMSHSKVRQKPGMGGKGECYRCGKEGHWSKDCPKGPSRGKPRGPEPPYRDPYRDPYDPYYRDRYLPPPPPHDRYRPYPEPYDRRPLPPPPPRDPYFRERDPYARPPPEYYGRRSPPPPPVRPRGDDPYYDSYYSRRSSEPPDLLFHEDPYYFHHPS, encoded by the exons ATGCCACCCTCAATATCTACAAAGTTGTATATAGGAAATTTACCCGAAACATGCAGGAAAGCAGATctacaaaaaatgtttgaagcCTATGGGAAGGTTATTGAATGTGACATCGTCAGAAATTACTGTTTTATT CACTTTGAAAATCCAAATGAAGCCAAAATGGCACAAGCCAATTTAGATGGTGTAGATTTTGAGGGAGTGAAATTGAAAGTGGAG ATGTCCCACAGTAAAGTAAGACAGAAACCCGGAATGGGAGGGAAAGGAGAATGTTACAGATGTGGCAAAGAGGGACACTG GTCAAAGGATTGTCCTAAAGGACC ATCCCGAGGAAAACCCAGAGGTCCAGAACCCCCATACAGAGACCCTTACAGAGATCCATATGATCCTTACTACAGGGACAGGTACCtgcccccaccccctccccatgaCAGATACAGGCCATATCCAGAGCCTTACGACAGGAGAcccctccccccacccccaccgAGGGATCCTTACTTCAGAGAGAGGGACCCATATGCTAGGCCACCTCCAGAGTACTATGGTCGTCGATCACCACCTCCTCCTCCAGTTAGACCCAGAGGAGA TGATCCATATTATGACTCTTATTACTCCAGAAGGTCAAG TGAGCCACCAGACTTGTTATTCCATGAAGACCCATACTACTTCCACCATCCAAGCTAG
- the LOC128178531 gene encoding RNA-binding protein lark-like isoform X1, which yields MPPSISTKLYIGNLPETCRKADLQKMFEAYGKVIECDIVRNYCFIHFENPNEAKMAQANLDGVDFEGVKLKVEMSHSKVRQKPGMGGKGECYRCGKEGHWSKDCPKGPSRGKPRGPEPPYRDPYRDPYDPYYRDRYLPPPPPHDRYRPYPEPYDRRPLPPPPPRDPYFRERDPYARPPPEYYGRRSPPPPPVRPRGDDPYYDSYYSRRSSYPMPPPPGTNRLSPPRSRVPAPY from the exons ATGCCACCCTCAATATCTACAAAGTTGTATATAGGAAATTTACCCGAAACATGCAGGAAAGCAGATctacaaaaaatgtttgaagcCTATGGGAAGGTTATTGAATGTGACATCGTCAGAAATTACTGTTTTATT CACTTTGAAAATCCAAATGAAGCCAAAATGGCACAAGCCAATTTAGATGGTGTAGATTTTGAGGGAGTGAAATTGAAAGTGGAG ATGTCCCACAGTAAAGTAAGACAGAAACCCGGAATGGGAGGGAAAGGAGAATGTTACAGATGTGGCAAAGAGGGACACTG GTCAAAGGATTGTCCTAAAGGACC ATCCCGAGGAAAACCCAGAGGTCCAGAACCCCCATACAGAGACCCTTACAGAGATCCATATGATCCTTACTACAGGGACAGGTACCtgcccccaccccctccccatgaCAGATACAGGCCATATCCAGAGCCTTACGACAGGAGAcccctccccccacccccaccgAGGGATCCTTACTTCAGAGAGAGGGACCCATATGCTAGGCCACCTCCAGAGTACTATGGTCGTCGATCACCACCTCCTCCTCCAGTTAGACCCAGAGGAGA TGATCCATATTATGACTCTTATTACTCCAGAAGGTCAAG CTACCCTATGCCACCACCTCCGGGAACTAATCGTTTGTCGCCACCTCGTAGCCGCGTCCCGGCACCTTATTGA
- the LOC128178531 gene encoding RNA-binding protein lark-like isoform X3: MPPSISTKLYIGNLPETCRKADLQKMFEAYGKVIECDIVRNYCFIHFENPNEAKMAQANLDGVDFEGVKLKVEMSHSKVRQKPGMGGKGECYRCGKEGHWSKDCPKGPSRGKPRGPEPPYRDPYRDPYDPYYRDRYLPPPPPHDRYRPYPEPYDRRPLPPPPPRDPYFRERDPYARPPPEYYGRRSPPPPPVRPRGDDPYYDSYYSRRSSRQFG, encoded by the exons ATGCCACCCTCAATATCTACAAAGTTGTATATAGGAAATTTACCCGAAACATGCAGGAAAGCAGATctacaaaaaatgtttgaagcCTATGGGAAGGTTATTGAATGTGACATCGTCAGAAATTACTGTTTTATT CACTTTGAAAATCCAAATGAAGCCAAAATGGCACAAGCCAATTTAGATGGTGTAGATTTTGAGGGAGTGAAATTGAAAGTGGAG ATGTCCCACAGTAAAGTAAGACAGAAACCCGGAATGGGAGGGAAAGGAGAATGTTACAGATGTGGCAAAGAGGGACACTG GTCAAAGGATTGTCCTAAAGGACC ATCCCGAGGAAAACCCAGAGGTCCAGAACCCCCATACAGAGACCCTTACAGAGATCCATATGATCCTTACTACAGGGACAGGTACCtgcccccaccccctccccatgaCAGATACAGGCCATATCCAGAGCCTTACGACAGGAGAcccctccccccacccccaccgAGGGATCCTTACTTCAGAGAGAGGGACCCATATGCTAGGCCACCTCCAGAGTACTATGGTCGTCGATCACCACCTCCTCCTCCAGTTAGACCCAGAGGAGA TGATCCATATTATGACTCTTATTACTCCAGAAGGTCAAG TAGACAGTTTGGCTGA